The sequence below is a genomic window from Microbacterium sp. cx-55.
GGCGCCGACCACACCGGCGGGGGCCGGACCCACGTGCTGACCGAGGACCACGTCCGGTAGGGGCACCTTCTCGTAGAGGCCGTCATCGATCATCGCCTGCGCGCCGTCGCCGCTCTCTTCGGCGGGCTGGAACAGGGCGATCACCGTCCCTGACCACTCGTGTCGGGTCTGTGCGAGTCGATCGGCCGCACCGATCAGAGCCGCGACGTGCACGTCGTGGCCGCACGCGTGCATCATGCCCTCGACCGTGCTGGCGTAATCCAGGCCGGTGTCCTCGTGCACCGGAAGCGCATCCATGTCCGCGCGAATCAGAACGGTCGGGCCTTCGCCATTGCGAAGCACTCCCACGACGCCCGTCCGGCCGACTCTCTCGATGACCTCGTAGCCGGAGTATCGGAGACAGGCCGCCGCGACGCCCGCCGTGCGCGTCTCTTCGAACGCCGGTTCCGGATGGCGATGCAGATCGCGGTAGAGGTCGGCCAGGGGCGCGGCGAAGTCGGTCATCTGCTCAGTCTCCCGCACAGTCGTCCTGATGCTCGGGAGCGGAACGACGACCGCGGGACGAGCGCTTCGGGACATCCACTCACGCTGTCACGTTCATCGCCTGCGTTCGATCGCCGCGAGACGTCGTCTCGACGCGCCGCCACATACGCGTCGCGCGGGAGGCACCGGATGGTGCACTCCCGCGCGACGAGTACTGCGGATGCGGCGGATCAGCCCTTCGTCGCCCCAGCCAGAAGGCCCCGGACGAAGAACCTCTGCAGCGCGAAGAAGACGATCAACGGCACGATGATCGAGATGAACGCGCCCGCGGACTGCAGGTACCAGCGGTCGCCCCACGAGCCCGACAGCGAGTTCAACGTCTGCGTCAGCGGCAACGACGACGATGGCGCGAAGATCGTCGCCACGAGCAGGTCGTTCCACACCCAGAGGAACTGGAAGATCGCGAACGAAGCGATTGCCGGCATGGCCAGCGGCAGGATCATCCGGAAGAAGATCTGTCCGTGCCCGGCACCGTCGACCCGCGCGGCTTCGATGACCTCGCTCGGGATCTCCGCGATGAAGTTGTGCAGCAGGAAGATCGCGAGCGGCAGCGCGAAGATCGCGTGTGCGATCCAGACGGTCGCGAACGAGTGGTCCACATCGCGCAGCTCGAAGCCCGGGAAGACCCCGACGCCGTTGATCTCGAGTCCGCGCGAGAACAGCGTCAGCAGCGGCACGAGAGCCATCTGGATCGGAACGATCTGCAGCGCGAAGACGAAGACGAAGAGCAGATTCTTGCCCTTGAAGTCGATCCACGCGAACGCGTAAGCGGCCAGGGACGCGAGCGCGATCGGGATGATCGTGGCCGGAATAGCGATGGCCAGCGAGTTGATGAACGACTGACCGAGGGTCAGCGCCGTTCCCCCGGAGGTCAACGCGTCCGCGTAGTTCTGCAGGGTGAAGCTCGGGTTGGTGAAGACCGTCCACCAGCCCGAGGTCTGCGAGTCGGAGCCGGGTCGGAACGACGTCACGAACAACCCGAAGGTCGGGATGGTCCAGAAGATCGCGATGATGACCGCGATGATCGTGGCGGTCTTGGACGTGAGCTTCTTCTGGGCGATGTTCTCGCTGCGACGCGTGTCTCGCGCCGTCTTGCGGGTGGCTCGACGATCGAATGCCGGGGGCGTCTCGGCCGGAGCGATGGCGCTCATCGGATCTCCCTTTGCTGGCGCAGCTGACGCGCGTTGTAGATGATCAGCGGCAGAACGAACAGGAACAGCACGACGGCGAGCGCGGACGAGTGCCCGTAGCTCTGGAACCGCTGCTGCTGGTTGACCATCTCGAAACCGAGGACGGAGGTGTTCGAGCGACCACCGGTCATCACGGCGACGATGTCGTAGACCTTCAGCGAAGCGATGGTGATCGTGGTCAGCACGACGATCAACGAGGCGCGGATGCCGGGAACGGTGACGTTGCGGAACCGCTGCCAGGGGCTCGCGCCGTCGAGCTGCGCCGCCTCGAGCTGTTCGGTGGGAACAGCCTTGATCGCGGCCGACAGGATGACCATCGCGAACCCGGTCTGGGTCCAGATGAACACCGCGAGCAGGGCGAACGTGTTCAGCAGCGGCTGCGCGTCCAGCCAGCCGACCGGCTGCCCGCCGAACATCGTGACGATCGCGTTCAGCAGACCAATCTGCTCGCCCTGACGGTAGTCGTAGACGAACTTCCAGATGATGCCGGCGCCGACGAACGAGATCGCGACGGGCATGAACACGAGCACCTTCAGGATCTTCTCGCCGCGGGCGCGGTCGATGAAGGCCGCGTAGGCGAGGCCGATGACGGTCGAGAGCGTCGGGGCGAACAGCGCCCAGATGATCGTGTTGACGACCGACCAGAAGCCCTCGGGGTTCGTGAAGGTCCAGATGTAGTTGTCGAGGCCGACGAACGTGTCACCCGTCTTGTCGAAGAACGACGAGAAGATGGTCGAGATCGCCGGGTACACGAGCCCGAGGAGCAGCATCAGCAGCGCGGGTGCCAGGAACACGACGAGCTGGAACACGTAGCCCGAGCCCTCGCGCGAGCGGTAGTCCGCGAAGAACAGCAGCGCGCCGACGCCGAGCGCGATCGCCACGACGTAGAGCAGCGCGTTTTGGTACGGCCGCAGCAGCATGAACGCCAGCACCGGGATGACGAAGCAGGCGGCCAGACGCAGCCACATGTAGCCCTTGCCGCGGCGCGGTGCGAACTCGATGAGAAGCAGCACCACACCGACGACGATGCCGAACACCACGACGATGATCGGGATCTGCACCAGCGGGTTCAGGTTGCCGATCCAGGTGAAGAAGCTGTTGAGCGAGAATCCCAGCGAGGTCGGCCGGGCGTCGTCCACGGGCGTGCTCATCAAGAGCAGGACGAGGGCGATGAGCGCGATCGCTGCGGCGGCGAGGGCGACGATGCCCGTCGTGCGGCGCGAACGCGCGGAAGCGGGGGGTGCGAGCGCGTCGTCGGGAACGACGTGCGGCTCCTTCGTGGTGGTCTGCGACATCACTGTCCTATCTCTCCGGCTGAGGGGTGCAGGCACGGGGGCCGCTCGTATCGAGCGACCCCCGTGCGGCGCAGCCCGGGTGGGCTAGTTCTCGTATCCCGCCTGGATGTCACTCAGGACCTGGTCGGTCGGGCGACCGTCGATCCAGTTGACCATGCCCTTCCAGAACGAACCGTTACCGACCGTGGCCGGCATCAGGTCCGAGGCGTCGAAGCGAACGACGGTGCTCGGGTCCTGGAGGATCGTCATGGCGTCGGTCAGGAACTCGCTCGATGCGAGCGACGGGTCGGCGCCCTTGTTGGCCGAGATGACCCCGCCGAGCTCGACACGAGCGTCAGCGAACTCCGGCGTCGACATGAACTCGAGCACCTTCTGCACGGCCTCCGAGTCGGAGAACGCGGTGACGAACTCGCCACCGGCTTCGACGTAGGTCTCGCCATCGGCCGTGATGCCCGGGAGCAGGAAGGCGTAGACGTCGCCGTCGGGGGCAATCGTCGGGGCCTCACCGGATGCGGTCTTCGCCTCGAGGAAGTTCGCCGAGAGGAAGGACGCCTGGTGCGTCAGAGCGCAGCGACCGTCCGCGACGGCGGCGGCGACGTCACCGAACGCGGTCGAGTTGATGCTCTTCACATCGCCGTAGCCCGCGTTCACGAAGTCCGGGTTAAGGAGGATGTCGCCGACCGAGTCGAAGGCATCCTTGATCTTCGAGTCGGTGAACGGCACGTCGCCGGCTACCCAGTCGTCGTACACGTCGGCGCCGGACTGACGCAGCACGAGGTCTTCGATCCAGTCCGTGCCCGGCCAGCCGGACGCGGCGTCGGACGAGAAGCCGGCGCACCACGGGGCGGCGCCGGTCGTGTCGCGGATGGTCTGCGTGAGCGTCAGCAGGTCGTCCCAGGTCTTCGGAACTTCGACACCCCACTCGGCGAAGCTCTTCGGGGAGTACCAGACGTATCCCTTGACGTTGGCGAGCATCGGCGCGGCGTAGAACGTGTCGTCGACGGTGCCGTAGCTCTTCCAGTCGGCCGACCAGTTCGCGTCGACGTTCGACTCGACAGCCTCGGGCGCGGCCTGGACCTCGCCCGTGTCGACGAGCGCCTTCAGCAGACCCGGCTGCGGAACGATGGCGATGTCGGGAGCAGAACCACCGGTCACCTTGGTGACGATGTTGCCCTCGAAGCTCTTGTCACCGGTGTATTCGACCTTGATACCGGTGTCTTCGGTGAACTGCGTGAACGAGGCGTTCAGGTCGTCTGCCTCGACACCCGTGATCCCTCCGGAGATCTGGACGGTCTGCCCCTCGACCGATCCACTGTCGCTGGAGCCGCCCTCCGCACAACCGGCGAGTGCGAGTCCCGCAACCCCCAGCAGCGCGATCGGTGCGACCAGGCGGCGTCGCTGCGATCTGATCATGTGATTCCTCCTCTTCGAGTACGCGCATGCTCCTTGCACCCACGCATCCGGCTCCTCAGGAACCGATTCCAGGCAAACGTAAACCAATCTGACAGACAACACAATGTCGCCGCATCACAACTCGGTAAAGCTGCGATGGGAGCGCTCCCTCGCCTCCGACCTGGGAATGGGAGCGCTCCCTCAATGCATTTCGTATGTGGAACCGGTTTCATCTTTTTCGGCCGACTCGTACTACGATGACTGCGGACCCGAGCCCATCAAGGAAGAGGGGTGGTGATGATGAGCGGGATCTCCGATGTGGCGCACCTCGCGGGTGTGTCGAAGTCGACCGCGAGTCGGGCGCTCAGCGGCGCCGGTTACGTCTCGGCCGCCACGAAAGAACGAGTCGCCGCTGCCGCCGCATCCCTCGGCTACGTCCCCTCGACGAACGCGCAGAGTCTGTCGACCGGCCGGACGCAGAACATCGGCGTCGTGATGCCGTATATCAACCGGTGGTTCTTCGCGGAGGTGCTCGAGGGGATCCAGCAGGAGCTCCTGGAGCGCGGCCTCGACCTGATGCTCTACGACGCGAAGCCCGGAACCGAGAGCCGACGGCGGATCTTCGAGGATTTCCTCGCCCGCAAGCGGTTCGACGGCCTCATCGCGGTCGGTCTGGAACCCGCCGAGAACGAACTCGAGAGCATGCTGTCGCTCGGCAAGCCGGTCGTGAGCGTCATCGGCGATCACCCGAGGACGAGCGCCGTCTCGCTCGACGAAGGCAACACGGCGCACCGGGCGACCGAGCATCTGATCGCCCTCGGCCACCGCGACATCGCCTTCCTCGGTGCGGGCGCGGATCCGCACCGCCCGCACGTGGAGTCGGCGCGCGTCAGCGGTTACCACGCAGCAATGCGTCGTGCGGGGCTCGACGAGACGATCGCCCACGTGCCGTGCGCGCTCACCATGCCCTCCGGCTACGCGGCCGCGGTCGACCTGCTCAGTGACTCGCGTGCTCGGCCGACCGCCATCGTCGCGGCGTGCGACGAGGTCGCGATCGGCGCCATCATCGCGGCGCGACGCCTCGGCATCCAGGTGCCGGCGGCCCTCAGCGTCGTGGGCATCGACGACCACGAACACGCCGAGATGTTCGCACTCACGACCCTTCACCAGGACCCGCGCGAGCAGGGCCGCACCGCCGTCGACCTGCTCATGCGGCAGATCGAGGACCCGGATGCGGAGCCCGTCGTGGTGCGCGTGAAACCCCGGCTCGTGGTGCGCAACTCGACCGCGCCCGTGAACCCGTCCACATCCGTCGTCGTCGCCGACAACGGAATCCTGCCGGTCGGCTGACCGCTCCCGCGCGGCGCGGAGGTCGCAGATCTGCGGCGGCGGGCGCACGAGAGCGGGGCCCCGGCTCTCGCCGAGGCCCCGCTCTGTGTCTTCCCGATCAGCTGTGCCGGCGGCGACCCGTCGTGCGGGCGATGATGCCGAAGCCGATCAGCAGGGCGCCGAGGAGCGCCGCTCCACCGACCCAGCCGTAGTCGCCGCCCGTCGCCGGGAGCGCTCCGGAACGTGCCGCGATGGTGACCGGCTGCCATCCGATCACGTCACCGGCCGCGTCGAGCACCACGAGACGGTGCGAGCCCGACACGCCATCCGGCAGAGTGACGGTGACCGTACCGGCCGCACTCACCTGCTGCCACCCGCCGAGCTGCTGCGGGGTGGAGTACAGCCAGATCGAGACCCACGCGCCGGCGTACTTGGTACCGACGTAGATCGTGATCTCTCCCCCGGCGACGAGGTTTCCGATCGTGACCTGGATCACGTTCTTCAGCGCCTCGATGAGCTCAGAGACGGACACCGGCTGCGGCGTGGTCGTCGGGGGCGTGCTGCCTCCGCCGGTCTCGGGCAGGGGCGGCGTCGTGGGCGTCGGCGTACCGGTGCCCGGTTCGCCGGTCGGCGGCTCCTCGACGGACGTCACCGCGATCGGAACACGCACCTCGGTGCCGCTCTGCGGGGCCTGCAGCACGATCGTGCTGGAGGCGGCAGCATCCGCCGGCACCTTCAGCGTGACCGTCGCCGAACCGCCGCTGACGGCGATCGGGTCGAACACCGTCGTGCTGCCCGCGAAGCTCGCGAGGAGCGTCGTGGTGGCCGGGCTGCCGACCGACGTGAGGTCGAGGCCCGACACCTGGAACGTGACGGTGTCGCCCTCGGCGGCGGATGCGGGCACGCCCGTCACCTGCGCGCTGCGGCTCGCGAAGTTCGGGGTGAGCGTTCCCGCTGCCTTGATGTAGCTGATCCACGCGTCGCGGTCGATGAGGCCCGAGTCGCGCGTGTTCGTGCCCTGGGTGAAGGTGCGGAAGTTATCGCCACCCTGCACGAGGAAGCTGAACGAACCGACCCGGTACTGCTGGGCGGGGTCGATCGGCTCTCCGTCGATCCAGATTCCGGTGATGTGCGAGCCACGGGCCGCCGACTCGTCGAACGTGTACTGCACGTTCTCGGAGAGGCCGAGCGCGAGGTAGGAACGCGACGGGATGGTGCCGTCCGCGTTGGTCTGCCACTGCTCTTCGAGCAGGCTCTTGAACTGCGCGCCGGTCAGGCTTGTCGTGAACAGGTTGTTCGCGAAGGGAAGGACGGCGTTCGCGTCGGCGACCGTGATGCCGTCGGCATCCTTCAGCAGCTCCGCGCGGAGTCCGCCCGGGTTGACCACGCCGATCTCGGCGCCGCCGAGGCGTTCCTCGGAGAGGGTCGCGACCAGCGAGTCGGCGACGAGATTGCCCAGCGCCGACTGCTTCGCACGGTTGTCACGCGTGCCGCCGGTGTAGACACCGTTGACGTACGTGCCTCCGGTGAAGGCCGTCGTGATGTCTGCCGACACGTCGCCGACCTTCACGCTGCCGACGACCTTCGCTTCCGCGATCGCCTTGTCGACGATCGTCTTCACCGCGGCGACCCGAGGGTATTTGGCGACGAGCTGCGCATCGAGATCAGCGTTCTGCTGAGCGTCATTGGCAGAATTCTTGTCGTCCACGATCGCGACGCGGGCCACGTTCTTCGCGGTGTAGGACTGCACGTCGCCGGTTTCGGCATCGACCGTCAACACGACCTGGCCGATGTTCTCGCCGTAGTTACCGGTCTGCACGATCGGGCGCGTCTTGTCGGTGCCCGGGATCGGCACGTTCCACGAGTACAGCTTGTGCGTGTGGCCGGTGAAGATCGCGTCGACGGCAGGAGAGGTCTTCGTCGCGATGTCGGCGAACGCCTTGCCGTCGGCGATCTCGTCTTCCAGTGTGGCCTTCTCGACCTCGCCGGCAGCAGCACCCTCGTGGTATTCGGCCACGATCACATCCGCTTCGCCGTTGGCGGGATCGCCGTCGGTCAGTTGGGCCGCGACGCGGTTGACGGCCTCGACCGGGTCACCGAACGTGACATCGGCGATTCCGCCGGGCGACACGAGCGTCGGCGTCTCCTCGGTGACGGCGCCGATCACGCCGACCTTGAGCCCGTCGACCTCGATGATCGTGTACTCGTCGAGCACCGGAGTGGTCGTGCCCTTCTCGTACACGTTGGCGCCCAGGTAGGGGAACGCGGCCACGTCGGACACGCGGCCCTTCAGATCCGCAAGCCCCTGATCAAACTCGTGGTTGCCGACGGCCGACGCCTGCAGCCCGAGCGCGTTCAGCACGTCGAGCGTCGGCTTGTCGCCCTGGAACGCCGAGGCGTAGAGCGACGCACCGATGTTGTCACCATCCGAAAGGAACAGCGTGTTGTCCTCGCCGTACTGCGCGCGGAGCTGCTCGATCGTTCCGGCGAACTTCAGCGTGGTGCCATCGATCCGACCGTGGAAGTCGTTGATGTTGAGCAGGTTGAGTTCAACCGTCGGGTCGAGGTCGAGGCCTACGACCAGGGGGTCGTGGTCGCTCGAGCGGAACGGCGAATCGTCGTAGAAGTTCGTCGCGTTGTAGTTGTAGCGGCTGTACTCCAGAGCGATCGACTCGACGGAGTTGATGTTCCAGACATCCGAACCCGTGACGAGCTTCTGCGCCTCGGTGGACGCGAGGATGTGGTCGAGCGAACCGACCTGGCCGCCGAACGAGTAGGTGTACTCATCCGTGGGGGCGAGGTTCGCGTAGCCGGCCTCGTAGAGAACCTGCATCGGGTCCTCCTGCGTGTACGAGTTGAAGTCGCCGAGCAGGAACACGTCATCCGTGCCCACCGAGGCCTTCAGCCCGTCGGCGAAAGCGACGAGCGCCTGCGCCTGACGCGTGCGGTCGCCGTTGAAGGCGCCCTGCACGCCGTTGGCGTTGTCGCCGGTTGCCGGCGGCTCGCTGTCGCCCTTCGACTTGAAGTGGTTGACGATCGCGATGAACGCGTCGTCGTCGCTCCCGCCCGTGGGCGTGAACGCCTGCGCGAGCGGCGGCCGCGCGTTGTCGAACGCGGCGTTGTCGAGAATCACCGATGCGCCGAGCGGCTCGACCGCGGCCTTCTTGTAGATGAAGGCGGTGCGGATGACGTCTTCGCCCGCGGGCACGGCCGCGGGCGACGGAGCGTAGGCCCACTCGTCCGAGCCGAGCGCCGCATTGAGTGCGGCCACGAGCGTCTTCACGGCCTCGTCGCGGTTCTCGCCCGCGATGGTGGAGTTCTCGATCTCTTCGAGCGAGACGACCTCGGCACCGAGTCCATTGATCGCCGCGACGATCTTGGCCTGCTGGCGGGCGAGATCGTCGTCCTCTGCCGCGCCACGGGGCCCGGCGCCGCAGTTGTTCGCGGTGACGCGGTTGCCCTCGCGGTCGGTGTAGTAGGTGCAGCTTCCACCGGCGGCCACCCAGTCCTGCGCGGTCGTGGTGAAGTAGTTGAGCACGTTGAAGCTCGCGATCTGCAGGTCGCCGCCGACATCCTTCGGGGCGGGTTCGCGCGTGTTCGCGAACGTGGCCGGCTGCACCGTGGCGGCGTTGTCCACCGTTAGGTGCTGCGTCGGCTGGAAGTTCCACATGTCGTTGCGGTACTCCGCGATGACCGGGGCCGCGAACGTGACGGGCGCGCCCACACGAACCGGCGACGTCGTCGACAGGTACGGCAGCGGGATGCCCTTGTTCGCCGTGGAGTTGAAGTTGATCGACGCGCCATCGTCGAGCGTGACCGCACGTGCGGCGTTGTCGGCGACGACCGTGTCGTACTCGGGCGTGCCGGGACGAGCCACGTCGGTCGGGTTCTCCAACGGGGTCGTGCCCGCGGCGAGACCGACGGATGCGTAGTAGTTGGTGTCGTACGTGTTCGTCACCGTGAAGTCACCTTCGGGGGCGACGAGCATGCCCTCGAGCACCTCACGCGCCTCGTCGGTGGTCGGCCAGGCGGCGGGCACCGGAGTGACGGGAGCCGCCTGCTCCGTGAGCACGGTGATGCCGGTCGCGGCCGGGGTGAGCTGCGTCATCGTGCGGAATTCGGCAACCGGACCGGTCACCTCGACGTACTCGCCGACCTTCACGAGGCCCGCGACAGCGGCACCGGTCGCACCGGAGCCGCCGTAGACGAAGACGGCGTCGGATGCGGTGTGCGATGCATCCAGCGTTCCGCCCGTGCCGGGGGTCTGGATGTAGAAGCCGTTGAGCCCGCCGGTGGGGTAGGCCGCCGTGACGACGCCGCGCGTCGTGACGGTCTGGCCGACGAGCGGGCTCGTCGCACCCGTGCCCTGAATGGCGTCGATCGTCACGGTCGACGGCTCGGTCGGAGGCGTGGTCGGCTCGGGCGTGGGTGTGGGTGTGGGAGACGCCGTCGGGGTGGGCGTCGGAGTCGGCGTGGGCGTCGTGGCGCCGCCGGAGTTCTGCGGGGTGACCGCGGTCGAGACGGTGAAGTCGGCCGCGTTGTTGTCGGTGTCGACGAAGTTCGTGCGCACGAGCGAGTTCGGTTGGGCGGGCGTTGCGGCGGCCGCGCCCTCGAAGGTGTTGCTCGTTCCGTACCCGAGGAGGTCGACCACGTTCGCCGTGCCGATGACGGAGCCGACTGCGGGAGTCAGGTTCTGCGTGGTGTCAGCGAGGACGATCGTCCCCGAGGCACCGGCGGGGCCGAAGCTGGTGCCGGTCAGGTCGGGCTGGACCGGCAGGTCGGCGAGACCGTCTGCGCTGCCCGGGAGAGAGACGAGGAAGTAGCCACCCGGCGCGATGTCACCGCTGAGGTTCTGCACCTGTGTCTGTCCCGTGCCCGTTGCCGAGCGGTACTGCAGCGACCATCCTTGGAGGGACTCGGCCGCGGTACCGGGGTTGTACAGCTCGACGAACCGGTTCTTGTACAGCGCGCCCTTGCTGCCGTTGACGTACGCCTCGTTGATGATGACGCCCGAGCCGTCCGGCGCCGCCATGGCCGCCGTCGGAACGAGCATTCCACCGATCAGCGCTGTTCCGACTCCGAAGGCGAGCGCCGCTGTTCGACGCTGCCGCTGTGAAAAGGACATGGGTCTCCTGAGTTCTGACTGAGGGTTCCTCAGGAGGTTAGGCAGAAGTCATGAACGAAATGCGTACGAGCAGATGACGTTCCGGTGAGATTCCTCTCATCGAATCGTCATAGCTTTCTCATTCCGCGAGGTCCTTCGCCGAAAACGAGAAGGACCCCGGATGCCGCAGCATCCGGGGTCCTTCGCACAGAACGTGATTACTTGAGGGTAACCGTCGCGCCGGCAGCCTCGAGGGCTTCCTTCGCCTTGTCTGCAGTCTCCTTGTTGGCGCCTTCGAGGACGGCCTTGGGAGCGCCGTCGACGACAGCCTTGGCCTCGCCGAGGCCGAGCGAGGTGAGCTCGCGGACCGTCTTGATGACCTGGATCTTCTTGTCGCCAGCGGCCTCGAGGATGACGTCGAAGGAATCCTTCTCCTCAACCTCTTCTGCAGCGCCTGCGCCAGCGGCACCGGCAACGGCGACGGGCGCGGCAGCGGTGACGTCGAACTTCTCCTCGAACGCCTTCACGAACTCGCTGAGCTCGACGAGGGTCAGGCCGGCGAACTGCTCGAGCAGCTCCTCAGTGGTGAGCTTAGCCATGGTGTATCTCCTAGATTGATGGGGTTTGTGAGAACGAGATCGCCGGACGCTTACGCGGCCTCAGCGGTCTCCAGCTTTTCGCGAAGCGCGTCGATGGTCGCGGCAGCCTTGCCCATCGTCGCCTTCATCATGCCCGCAGCCTTCGCCAGCAGAACCTCACGGCTCTCGAGCGCGGCGTACTTGTTGACCTCGTCGGCGGTGAGGGAGTTGCCCTCGAACACGCCGCCCTTGATCACGAGAAGCGGGTTGGCCTTGGCGAAGTCACGCAGAGCCTTGGCAGTGGCGACGAAGTCACCGTGCACGAAAGCGACGGCCGACGGACCCTTGAGGTCGTCATCCAGCGCAGTGATCCCCGCGTTGTTCGCGGCGATCTTGGTCAGCGTGTTCTTCACCACGGCGTACTCAGCGTCCTGACGGATGCTGTTGCGCAGCTGCTTCAGCTGGGCAACCGTCAGACCGCGGTACTCGGTCAGCAGGACGGCGTTCGAGCTCTCGAATGACTTCGTGAGTTCGGAGACCGTTGCATCCTTCTGCGCCATGGTCACTCCTTGGTGGGTACGAGACACCTCACGGTGGTGAGGCGCCGACCGGAGACCAGGCCCGCAAAAACAAGAAAGCTCCGGCGCAAGCGCACGGAGCTCGGTTCTCAGGAGAATCGTTCGTACACCTGCGCGGGCCCCTGCTTTCGCAGTGCTTCGGTCATCATGCGCTTGCACGCACGACGATGACCAGCGGTCTTCGGCTTCCCCCACCATACGCCACCCCTCCCCCCACGCCAAATCCCCTGCCCCTCCCTCTCCCTACTTGCCGTCCCGCCCCCAGCCGCGGGACGGTCCGCCGGCGGGGATGGGCGTCGCCGCGCGTCGCGGGCGGGGCGCGTCCGGAGGGACGCGTACGCTCGAACGGTGACCCCCGAACTCGCCGCCCGCATCGTCGCGGACTCCCGCGACCGGGTGGCCTGGCTGCGGGCGCGCTCCCGGGGGATCACGGCGACGGATGTGGCCACCCTCACGAGCGACCGTGCCATCGCGAAGGCCGCGGACCAGAAGCTGGGCGGATCGCGCTTCTCCGGCAACGCGTACACCGACCACGGGCGACGCCGTGAGCCCGAGATCGCCGCCTGGGTCGCCGCAACCCACGGCATCCTGCCCTCGAGCGCGCTCTTCCACGCCGTCGTCGAGAAGCGCCATTTGGCCACCCCCGACGGCATCGGCGTCGACGCCGACGGACGGATCTCGCTGGCCGAGATCAAGACCACCAACAAGTCGTGGCGATCCATTCCGCGCGGCTACCTCCGCCAGGTGTGGTG
It includes:
- a CDS encoding ExeM/NucH family extracellular endonuclease, with the translated sequence MSFSQRQRRTAALAFGVGTALIGGMLVPTAAMAAPDGSGVIINEAYVNGSKGALYKNRFVELYNPGTAAESLQGWSLQYRSATGTGQTQVQNLSGDIAPGGYFLVSLPGSADGLADLPVQPDLTGTSFGPAGASGTIVLADTTQNLTPAVGSVIGTANVVDLLGYGTSNTFEGAAAATPAQPNSLVRTNFVDTDNNAADFTVSTAVTPQNSGGATTPTPTPTPTPTASPTPTPTPEPTTPPTEPSTVTIDAIQGTGATSPLVGQTVTTRGVVTAAYPTGGLNGFYIQTPGTGGTLDASHTASDAVFVYGGSGATGAAVAGLVKVGEYVEVTGPVAEFRTMTQLTPAATGITVLTEQAAPVTPVPAAWPTTDEAREVLEGMLVAPEGDFTVTNTYDTNYYASVGLAAGTTPLENPTDVARPGTPEYDTVVADNAARAVTLDDGASINFNSTANKGIPLPYLSTTSPVRVGAPVTFAAPVIAEYRNDMWNFQPTQHLTVDNAATVQPATFANTREPAPKDVGGDLQIASFNVLNYFTTTAQDWVAAGGSCTYYTDREGNRVTANNCGAGPRGAAEDDDLARQQAKIVAAINGLGAEVVSLEEIENSTIAGENRDEAVKTLVAALNAALGSDEWAYAPSPAAVPAGEDVIRTAFIYKKAAVEPLGASVILDNAAFDNARPPLAQAFTPTGGSDDDAFIAIVNHFKSKGDSEPPATGDNANGVQGAFNGDRTRQAQALVAFADGLKASVGTDDVFLLGDFNSYTQEDPMQVLYEAGYANLAPTDEYTYSFGGQVGSLDHILASTEAQKLVTGSDVWNINSVESIALEYSRYNYNATNFYDDSPFRSSDHDPLVVGLDLDPTVELNLLNINDFHGRIDGTTLKFAGTIEQLRAQYGEDNTLFLSDGDNIGASLYASAFQGDKPTLDVLNALGLQASAVGNHEFDQGLADLKGRVSDVAAFPYLGANVYEKGTTTPVLDEYTIIEVDGLKVGVIGAVTEETPTLVSPGGIADVTFGDPVEAVNRVAAQLTDGDPANGEADVIVAEYHEGAAAGEVEKATLEDEIADGKAFADIATKTSPAVDAIFTGHTHKLYSWNVPIPGTDKTRPIVQTGNYGENIGQVVLTVDAETGDVQSYTAKNVARVAIVDDKNSANDAQQNADLDAQLVAKYPRVAAVKTIVDKAIAEAKVVGSVKVGDVSADITTAFTGGTYVNGVYTGGTRDNRAKQSALGNLVADSLVATLSEERLGGAEIGVVNPGGLRAELLKDADGITVADANAVLPFANNLFTTSLTGAQFKSLLEEQWQTNADGTIPSRSYLALGLSENVQYTFDESAARGSHITGIWIDGEPIDPAQQYRVGSFSFLVQGGDNFRTFTQGTNTRDSGLIDRDAWISYIKAAGTLTPNFASRSAQVTGVPASAAEGDTVTFQVSGLDLTSVGSPATTTLLASFAGSTTVFDPIAVSGGSATVTLKVPADAAASSTIVLQAPQSGTEVRVPIAVTSVEEPPTGEPGTGTPTPTTPPLPETGGGSTPPTTTPQPVSVSELIEALKNVIQVTIGNLVAGGEITIYVGTKYAGAWVSIWLYSTPQQLGGWQQVSAAGTVTVTLPDGVSGSHRLVVLDAAGDVIGWQPVTIAARSGALPATGGDYGWVGGAALLGALLIGFGIIARTTGRRRHS
- the rplL gene encoding 50S ribosomal protein L7/L12, which gives rise to MAKLTTEELLEQFAGLTLVELSEFVKAFEEKFDVTAAAPVAVAGAAGAGAAEEVEEKDSFDVILEAAGDKKIQVIKTVRELTSLGLGEAKAVVDGAPKAVLEGANKETADKAKEALEAAGATVTLK
- the rplJ gene encoding 50S ribosomal protein L10: MAQKDATVSELTKSFESSNAVLLTEYRGLTVAQLKQLRNSIRQDAEYAVVKNTLTKIAANNAGITALDDDLKGPSAVAFVHGDFVATAKALRDFAKANPLLVIKGGVFEGNSLTADEVNKYAALESREVLLAKAAGMMKATMGKAAATIDALREKLETAEAA
- a CDS encoding YqaJ viral recombinase family protein — its product is MTPELAARIVADSRDRVAWLRARSRGITATDVATLTSDRAIAKAADQKLGGSRFSGNAYTDHGRRREPEIAAWVAATHGILPSSALFHAVVEKRHLATPDGIGVDADGRISLAEIKTTNKSWRSIPRGYLRQVWWQQHVLGAERTLVAWEQHDGFVPVDDEPRCAWVDRDDAEIAKLVRLATSLIDELYFRTTGVRPQGASAPREESQATDAALLAAAEAAARPTRSRALDSAYRALALAD